TCGGCAAGGGCACCCGCATCGCGAACTAGCGATATTCCCCCCCCGCCCCCCGGTGGGGCGGGGTTGAGCGTCTAACAAAACTGTTCCTGCGAGCCGCTTACAGCGGCAATACTCAACACATGCCTGGTTTTGTTAGATGCGATGTCGGGGGTGGGGGGATCTCGATCGCTCCAAGCCCCCGTTCTTAGGAGAGAACAAGTGCTGACTGAACAGGCGAGCGCCCTCAAGTTCGGAACCGACGGCTGGCGCGCGGTGATCGCCAAGGACTTCACCTTCGACAACGTGGCCCTGGTCGCCCAGGCCCTGGCCGAGACCTGGAAGGCCGAATCGGACAATCGCCACGCCGTGGTCGGCTTCGACACCCGCTTTCTCTCCGACAAGTTCGCCCGCACCGCGGCCGAGGTCCTCGCCGCCAACGGCTTCGAGGTCGTCCTGGCCGACCGCCCCTGCTCCAGCCCCTCCATCTCGTGGGCGGTCAAGGAGCGCGGGGCCGTCGGCGCCGTGATGATCACGGCGAGCCACAACCCGCCCGAGTACAACGGCTTCAAGATCAAGGCCCACTACGGCGGCTCGGCCTCGCCCGAGCTGACGGCCAAAGTCGAGGCCGTCCTGCGCAAGGGCGTACGCCCGGCCCCCTACCGGGGCGAGGCGATCGCCACCTTCGACCCGCGGACGGGCTACTTCGCCCAGCTCGCCAAGCTGGTGGACCTCGAGGCGATCGCCAAGGCAGGCCTCCAGGTCATCGCCGACCCCATGTACGGGGCCGGCTCGGGCTACCTGCGCACCATGCTCGAGGGAGCGGGAATGACCCTCACCGAGCTGCACGCCGAGGCCAACCCCTCCTTCCACGGCACCAACCCCGAGCCCATCGCCCCCAACCTGGTCGAGCTCGCCGTCCGCACCCGCGAGGCGGCCAACGCCAACCCCCTGACCGTGGGGCTGGCCTTCGACGGGGACGCGGATCGCATCGGGGCGGTGGACGCCGACGGCACCTTCGTCAACTCCCACCGCATCCTGGCGCTGATGCTCCAGCACCTGGTCGAGGAGAAGGGCTGGAAGGGCGGCGTCATCCGCACCTTCTCAACCTCCCGGCTGATCGAGAAGCTCGCCCGGGCCCACGGCCTTCCCCTGTTCGAGACGCCCATCGGCTTCAAGTACATCTGCGACCTGATGGTGTCCGAGGACATCCTGATCGGCGGCGAGGAGTCGGGCGGGATCGGCATCAAGCATCACATCCCCGAGCGCGACGGCATCCTGTGCGGCCTGGTGCTGCTCGAGATCATGGCCAAGCACAAGGCGACGCTCGGCGAGCTGGTCTCGCGCCTCGAGGCCCAGTACGGCTCGCACCAGTACGACCGCATCGACCTGCACCTCACGGACAACGCGGCCAAGGACCGGGTGCTCTCCGAGCTCAAGGCCAACCCGCCCGGCTCCTTCGCCGGCCAGGCGGTGACGGCCGTCGAGACCCTGGACGGGGTCAAGTTCACGCTCGACCACGGAGGCTGGCTGCTGTTCCGGGCCTCAGGCACCGAGCCCCTCCTGAGGATCTACGCCGAGGCCCCGAGCATGCCGCTCGTGCGCGAGCTGCTCGAGGCGGGGCGTTCGCTGGCGCAAGGAGCCTAGGCAATGAGCAAGAAGACCCGGGTCACCGTCCTCTGGGGCGGCTTCTCCACCGAGCGCGAGGTATCGAGCTGGTCCTGCGAGATGGTCCGGCGCAACCTCGACCCCGAGGCCTACGAGGTCTCGGTCCACGACCTCAACGCCTTCTTGCCGGGTGGCGACCGCACCTGGCACCAGCTCAAGGACGACGCTGACGTGGTCTTCATCGCCATCCACGGCGCGGGCGGCGAGGACGGCACCCTCCAGGGGCTGCTCGAGCTCTACGGCATCCCCTACACGGGCTCGGGCGTCATGGCCAGCGCCCTTGCCATGAACAAGGCCCGCACCAAGCAGATCTACCAGCAGGCAGGCATCCCCACGGCCGACGCCGCCGCCTACGACCTGCGCCAGGCCCCCTCTCCCGACCCCGCCGCCGAGCGCGATCGCCTGGGCGCGGCCTTCGGCTACCCCATGGTCCTCAAGGCCGACAACCAGGGCTCCAGCTTCGGCGTCCACATCGTGCGCGCCCCCGAGGACTTCGTCAGCGCCTGGGAAGAGGCCGCGAAGCTCTCGCCCGAGCTGCTCGTCGAGCGCTTCGTGCCCGGCCTCGAGGTCACATGCGGGGTCATCGGCGGCTCGGCGATCGAGGCCCTGCCCGTGGTCGAGATCGTGCCCAAGTCGTCCGGGTGGTTCGACTTCGAGGCCAAGTACGCCGCGGGCGCCTCGGACGAGATCGTCCCGGCGCGCCTCTCGCAGGAGCTGACCGAAAAGGTGCAGGACCTGGCCCTGCGCGCCCACCTGGCCCTCGGCTGCTGGGGGATGTCGCGCACCGACATGCGCATCACCTCCGAGGGCGAGATCTACGTCCTCGAGACCAACACCATCCCCGGCCTCACCGAGAACAGCCTCCTGCCCAAGGCCGCGCGCGCGGCGGGCATCATGCTGCCCGAGCTTTTCGACCGCTTCATCGCCATGGCCTTCGAGCGGCAGTCCTTCCACCCGTCCGCCTCGCTGAAGCCGTAGGGCCATCCGGCGCATTGCCGGGCGGACTCAAACAGCTTAGAATAACGGCCTAGCATGACCGCGTTCGTCGGAGGATTGTCGTGTCATCGTTGCCACTCACGTACCTGTATCCCGCCGCCCTCGTCCTGACGCTCGTCGGCCTGGTGCTCGCCATCCGCCGTCAGCTGCTGGGCTTCGCCCTGGTCGGGGTGACGGCCGTCGCCTACGCCCTCTGGCTCGCGTCGCTCCAGGCCTGGCACGTCTCCGGGCCCTGGGGCGCCAGGTACGCGATCCTGGTCGTGCTGGTCGCCCTGGGGCTCTCCCTCGAGACCATCAGCGAGCGCATGCGCTTCAGGATGGGCTGGGTCGGCCAGAACACGGTGTGGGGTGGCCTCATCGGCGGGATGATCGGGCTGTTCGTGTTCGGGGGGGCCTTCTGGATGCTCGTCGGCACCCTCGTCGGCACCGTCGGCGTCCAGTTCAGCGGCCATCGCGGGAAGCAGACCGTCGGGCGTGCCCTGGTCGACGGCCTCGAAGGCTTCTTCGGCATGTTCGGCTCCCCCGGGCTGCGGGTGCTCTTCGCGGTGGTCGTGATCGACCTCTTCCTGGACCTCGCGCGCACGGCGAGCCGCCTCACCCTCTAGTCCCTCAGGAGACACCATGCAGATTCGCACCATCATGACTTCCCCGGCTCACGCCGTGACCCCCCAGACCTCGATCAAGGACCTGCTCGCCACCTTCAAGGATCGCCAGGTCAGCGGCTTTCCCGTGGTCGAGGGCGACAAGGTCGTGGGCGTGGTGACCGAGAGCGACCTGGTCTACCGCGATCGCCCCCTCAAGCCGCCCGCCTTCCTCGCCCTCTTCGACATGGTCATCCCCCTCGAGACGCCCGAGCACCTGCGCGAGGAGATCATCAAGACCGTGGGGTCCCACGTGGGCGACGTCATGACCGCCCCGGCCGTCACCATCTCGCCCGACGCCGACGTCTCCGAGGCCGCGAGCCTCATGGTCGAGCGCCGCATCAACCGCCTGCCCGTCGTGGACGCCTCGGGGCGGCTCGTGGGCATCGTGAGCAGAGCCGACCTGGTCGCCTCCATGGCCTGATCGCCAGGATGGCCTCGGGTGGCCGCTTTCAGCGATTCCGGGTAGAATGGTTCGGCGCCCCCCGATCGAGGAGGACCCCCCATGCGCCCCATCCGCTGGTTCATCGCGGCCGCCATGCTCGGCCTCACGTTCGTCAGCGCCCCGAGCGCGGCGCTCGCCGCGGCGAGCGTCGCTACGGCCCCGGCGATCGCGCCGCCGCGCAACTTCCGCACGGTCGAAGAAGGCTTCTACCGCGGCGGCAAGATCGAGTCGAAGGAGCAGCTCAGGATGCTGCGCGACACCTACGGGGTCAAGACCGTGGTGTGCCTCGCCAAGGACTCGCTGGGGCCCGAGGGCGACAACGAGTTCGCCTGGGGCCAGGAGCTCGGCGTCACGGTCATCAAGAGCTACATGACCGACGTGGCCCCCAAGCCCGAGCAGTGGGCGACGATCAAGCAGGCCATGCAGGCCAGGAACGTCTACGTCCACTGCAAGTGGGGCGCCGACCGCACCGGCGCGGTGGTCGCCAAGTACCGGCAGGAGGTCCAGGGCTGGGACGCCCGTGCCGCTTTCGCCGAGGCGCGCAAGTACGGCTTCAAGTCCTGGCTCAAGGCCCTGAGGACCTGGATCGACGCCCCCGAGGACATGAAGTAATCGGCCCCCGAGCTGCAAGCAGCTCAGGGGCCTGCGCATCGACCGACG
This genomic stretch from Pantanalinema sp. harbors:
- a CDS encoding CBS domain-containing protein; amino-acid sequence: MQIRTIMTSPAHAVTPQTSIKDLLATFKDRQVSGFPVVEGDKVVGVVTESDLVYRDRPLKPPAFLALFDMVIPLETPEHLREEIIKTVGSHVGDVMTAPAVTISPDADVSEAASLMVERRINRLPVVDASGRLVGIVSRADLVASMA
- a CDS encoding phosphoglucomutase/phosphomannomutase family protein, with protein sequence MLTEQASALKFGTDGWRAVIAKDFTFDNVALVAQALAETWKAESDNRHAVVGFDTRFLSDKFARTAAEVLAANGFEVVLADRPCSSPSISWAVKERGAVGAVMITASHNPPEYNGFKIKAHYGGSASPELTAKVEAVLRKGVRPAPYRGEAIATFDPRTGYFAQLAKLVDLEAIAKAGLQVIADPMYGAGSGYLRTMLEGAGMTLTELHAEANPSFHGTNPEPIAPNLVELAVRTREAANANPLTVGLAFDGDADRIGAVDADGTFVNSHRILALMLQHLVEEKGWKGGVIRTFSTSRLIEKLARAHGLPLFETPIGFKYICDLMVSEDILIGGEESGGIGIKHHIPERDGILCGLVLLEIMAKHKATLGELVSRLEAQYGSHQYDRIDLHLTDNAAKDRVLSELKANPPGSFAGQAVTAVETLDGVKFTLDHGGWLLFRASGTEPLLRIYAEAPSMPLVRELLEAGRSLAQGA
- a CDS encoding D-alanine--D-alanine ligase, whose amino-acid sequence is MSKKTRVTVLWGGFSTEREVSSWSCEMVRRNLDPEAYEVSVHDLNAFLPGGDRTWHQLKDDADVVFIAIHGAGGEDGTLQGLLELYGIPYTGSGVMASALAMNKARTKQIYQQAGIPTADAAAYDLRQAPSPDPAAERDRLGAAFGYPMVLKADNQGSSFGVHIVRAPEDFVSAWEEAAKLSPELLVERFVPGLEVTCGVIGGSAIEALPVVEIVPKSSGWFDFEAKYAAGASDEIVPARLSQELTEKVQDLALRAHLALGCWGMSRTDMRITSEGEIYVLETNTIPGLTENSLLPKAARAAGIMLPELFDRFIAMAFERQSFHPSASLKP